One Onthophagus taurus isolate NC chromosome 11, IU_Otau_3.0, whole genome shotgun sequence genomic window carries:
- the LOC139432222 gene encoding uncharacterized protein, with amino-acid sequence MNSFMIIIALASLASSALALPLPTGTNVNVQQSTDGSYTFHFMGIDSSRLEERKPDGTVSGYYTFIDTDGISHTIHYSSGPSGFIATGSDIPAQVVDLPEVANARFEHVNLVQKLRAELPPLGQDGLVPEVEPVPLTKEEFLAAVSQVLGRSHLSFSEDTPEIAQGKFDLINAHKKALGF; translated from the exons ATGAATTCGTTT atGATCATCATTGCTTTAGCTTCTTTGGCTTCCTCAGCTTTAGCTTTACCTTTACCGACGGGTACAAATGTTAATGTTCAACAAAGTACAGATGGTTCGTATACTTTCCATTTCATGGGAATCGATTCCTCAAGGTTAGAAGAAAGGAAACCTGATGGAACCGTCAGCGGTTACTACACCTTCATCGATACAGATGGAATTTCTCATACTATTCATTACTCCTCTGGTCCGAGTGGTTTTATTGCTACCGGCAGTGATATCCCAGCACAAGTTGTTGATTTACCAGAAGTTGctaatgcccgattcgaacaTGTTAACTTGGTTCAAAAACTCCGAGCGGAACTCCCACCTCTTGGACAAGATGGTTTGGTGCCTGAGGTTGAACCAGTTCCATTAACCAAAGAAGAATTTTTAGCGGCCGTTTCTCAAGTTTTAGGAAGATCTCATTTGAGTTTTAGCGAAGATACCCCCGAAATAGCTCAGGGTAAATTCGATTTAATAAACGCGCATAAAAAAGCGTtaggtttttaa